GGCACTTTTGGAATATGTGATGAGTGTGGAGAGCCGATCAGCGAGAAGAGGCTCAGGGCCAGGCCCGTAACCACCCTTTGCATTCATTGCAAGACCGAGGCGGAAAACAAGGAGAAACAGGGAAATTCCTAAATGAGTAAAAAAAGAGAGAATCACACTACGGACGAAGAATCGAAAGGTTATGTAGAAGAATCCATCAATTACCTCGGCCCCGGTAACATCATTGACGGAAAGATTGTACTTAAAGGGAGGACCATCGTCGAAGGCTCCGTCATCAAAGGCAAGATATATTCAACCGAGAAGGACTCCGAGCTGGTCATCGGCCCCGGATCGGAGATCACCGGTGAGATAAAATCGGAATCGATTATCCTGAACGGAACGATGGATGGTAAAATCTCTTCGCGAAAAGTTCTGATACAGGGAAATGGAGTGCTTGTCGGGGAGGTAATAACAAACCGTGGTCTCGAAGTCGAAGTGGGCGCCAAGATGTCCGCGACGGTCAGAATGAAAAAGAAAAAACAATAACCCGATCCTTTTCACCTACCAAATCTTTCCCGCATATAATATAATACGCTTACAAATCGGTCTGCTAAAAAAGATTGCGATCATGGATTAGAGACGCCATTTCACGCAGATAACAGCCTGTTTGCGGAAGGGGAGATAATCCATATTCTCCACGACGGGGCCTTCAGTGATGAAGTGAATCTCAAACGCCACCCGCCGATGCGCCTTGAAAAAGATCGATTTTGTATTCAAACCAATAGACCTTTTATTTGACCTCTTGATTAAAAAAGCAGGTCA
The nucleotide sequence above comes from Candidatus Zymogenus saltonus. Encoded proteins:
- a CDS encoding polymer-forming cytoskeletal protein — its product is MSKKRENHTTDEESKGYVEESINYLGPGNIIDGKIVLKGRTIVEGSVIKGKIYSTEKDSELVIGPGSEITGEIKSESIILNGTMDGKISSRKVLIQGNGVLVGEVITNRGLEVEVGAKMSATVRMKKKKQ